The nucleotide sequence GTTTGACTAAAAAAAATCGGACCAGGACTATCCCATTTAATCGCGATAGCAATGGGGATAAATAACACTCCAGTAATGGCTAATCCAACGATACTCCCTACAATATCCATTAAACGTTTTACTGAACAAGAAACTGAAGGATGAGTTTGGGGTAAACATAAATCAGAATTAGAGGGTAACTGAGACTTACTAGAGATAAGGGTATTTTCGATGGTCAATAGACTATCTAACCCAGTCAAGCATAAAACACCCATAACGGGCGGATTTACATTATTGAGCAACAGTTCGACTTTTTTAGAAGCGGCAGCTTTTAGATTATGAACTAAGGCTCCTATTCCACTACTATCAATGAATTGTGTCTCAGTGAAATCTAGAATAATTTTCGCCGGAGGAGAGTCTTGATCAAGTAACTGATGACAGGTGTGCTTAAATGCCACTGCTTCTAATACGGTGAGACGATCAGGAATTACGATAACAGGATAGTCATCATCAGCAACAATTAGAAAATCTTGTGGTGGTAGTGGAGTAGCCATCAGTTATCAGTTTTTATTGCTTGATTGTTATTGATGAGTCAGTTTTAGCATCAGGAGGTAGGGGTGCTATGAAGTAGAAATTGGACTTCATAGCCGCTTTTTGAGCCTAATAAATAAACAACTGTAGAATCCGTAAGAGTCAGTTAAGGATTTTTCAGTGTTCACCTAAAGAAATACGGGAGCCCGGAAGCCTCGTCAATTTATTGGGAGGGGGAAGCGCGACTCGCTGGTTTTAACCCGCGTCTAAATTTAGATTCTCTTTAGAGCGGGGTGCTGACTATCTGCTATTTCCCATTAACTCTTAACTATTATTACTTTATAAAGGACGTTCTTGTTTCATTTGTCCTTTAGCTTTAGAAGCGCTCTTTCTCAGGGCTTGTAAACGAGTTTCATAACGTTTGCGGTCTTTACGGTTGGGAGTTTGTTCTATTAAAGTTTTAAAAGCACTACCAAGACTTTTATAGGCATTAGGGAGAGAATAACCGAAGCGGGTCGCTAAGGCAATGGCTCTTTCATCAGCTTCAATGGCTTCTTTAAGGGTTTTTTGTCCGTTATTTTTTTGCCAAAGGCGATAACCGGAAATGCCGCAGAGCGCAACAGCCAAAAGTAACAATAATCCATCTTGTACCCACAATTCACCCACAGCACCCCCTAAGCCTATAGCGAGGGCTGCCATTTCCCAGCCTTCTTTGGGAATGGTATCATTTTGAATGCGGGCTACTTCGTGCCAAAATAGGAGATTGCGTTGGTCAATGGCCAAATTTTCCCATTTAGCGAGGTCAATTTGAATTTCGATTTCGTCTCGGCCAATTTCTTCGCTGCGAATTAGGGGCGGGTTAATTTCGGTACTGCCTTCTACCATCACCCAACTTTGTAATTCAGGTGGCAGTAAGGTTTTTAACCGCCGTAGTTCACTCATTTCCGCTCTTGCAGAAGAGGTTGCATAAGAAGTCATATAACGTTTACCCAGTTCAATTTAATGGTCAACAGATCTATTTTGGCTTAAGCGCAGTCTTTTTTTGAGACTACAACGATATATTTGTTTATTACTATACCAGCAATAGAATATGGAACGTGGTCTTTTGTGGTTACCTTTGTTAGGGGTCTTTTTTTGGTTGGCTTGGAATGGTTGGAATGAGTATCAGAAGGTTGAGTCTTATCGCCTTTGGGCTGAACAATTTGATAATGCTAAGTATGATATTTATTCGGTGATCGGCTATAAGGATAAACAAATTACCTGGGGAAAACCCACCCGTCAGGGTCCTGTTAATGTTCAAACCTTTTCGTTAACTGATATTCAAGCCATTCGCCTTCTGGTTAATGATCAACCGGTAGAAGGTGGAACTTTACCCTCAAAAGGTTCGGCGACACTCGAGTTTGTCTCGGGAAATGGGGATACTTCTATTATAATTCCCTTTACAGAAATTCCCTTGGCGGCCAAATGGGCGCAATTTCTACAGCAGTTTACTTGAGTTTGAGTACAAAGTAGCCAGAGCCATGAAAATTGTTAAAGAAATTTCTCTGATCAGTGTGGGAAATTTTGAGGAATCAAGGGATTGGTCTATTATTCGTTCAGAGATTCGTCGTGCTATTGCTTTAATTGTGCATCCTCGGGGTGAATCTAGTTTTATCATTAATCCTACAAGACATGGTAATGGCGTGAAACCCATAAAAGAAGCTTGTATGATTGCTCTTAGAGATCAATTTGGTTGGCGGCTTGAAACCCGGGTCAACTATGCCACAAAATCACCCGGAAAAGTAGATGCTACCAAAGTAATTGACGATTATCTTTTTGCTCTTGAATGGGAAACGGGCAATATCTCCTCAAGTCATCGAGCAGTTAATAAATTAGTTCTCGGGTTGCTTCGGGGTGTTTTCCTGGGTGCGGCTTTGGTACTTCCTAGTAGAAAACTTTATGCTTATCTAACTGATAGAATTGGAAACTATGAAGAATTAGAACCCTATTTTGACATTTGGAAAGCGGTTAAAATTGAGGAGGGATTTTTGGGAATTTTTGTCATCGAACATGATCAGATAGACCAAAACGTACCAACAATTACTAAAGGAACAGATGGTCGTGCGCTAGTCTAAAAACTTTTTAAGATTACTGTGTAAATAAAGGGAGCGAGAGTTGTGATGCAGTTGTTTTCTGTTGTTTCGATTTCTTGCTTCCTCTTGCTGATTCCCATTGTTCTATTAATCCATTAGCTAAATTATTAAGACGTTCTCTTGCTGGTTCTGTATCTCCAATTTCTGAGCCAATCCAATAACGCTGTAATTTTTCAGCCGCATAAAAAGTTGTCCCCGATCCGCCAAAAGGATCAATAATAATTTGCCCTGGATTAGATGCCATTGCAATAATACGCTCTAGCATAATTGGAGCAAGTTCATTGGGCATTCTTTTTTTATGTTGTCGATGTCGGACGGGTGGAATATCAGCCCACATTTCTTCAGTTAGCGTCCATAAAATTTCATCAGCATCAGCTTCAGTCGCGTCTTCCCAAACATCTTCAGGCGCGTCCCAAACGTCCATCAAGTTAATGCCTTTCTCATTGAGTTTTTTTCGATGTCCTCCATAATCTCGAATTTCACCACCGCAATGTCGGCAAACTTGGATAGGTGTATAAATCTTATTAAAAACAGTAGGTTCTCCCTTGGTGTAGTAGAGTAGTCCATAGTGAGCAGGAGACATTCTTTTTCCTCTAGGAAAGTTTTTGGGCATTCTACAGGCGATCCAATGCCTAAACCACATTCCTTGTCGATTAAGATATGCCCCGTATTCTATACACCATCTAGGCAGATTAAATACAAATAAACTTCCACCGGATTTAAGCACTCGAATACTCTCATTAAGCCATTCCTGTGACCAAGAAATGTATTTATCGACTGCCATCTGATCGCTGACTCCCTCACCGTACTGCTTACCCAGATTAAAAGGCGGATCGGCAAATACCAGATCTACTGATTCGTCTGGTAATGCTGAGAGAAATTTAAGGCAGTCTCCTTGATAAAGAATACCGTAGTCACTCATGTAAACCTGTTCTAGTCCTTGTTGGGTAGCAACTGAGGTTGCGATCAGTTGAAATGGAAGCATTGAGTTAAC is from Gloeothece verrucosa PCC 7822 and encodes:
- a CDS encoding sugar transferase, producing MATPLPPQDFLIVADDDYPVIVIPDRLTVLEAVAFKHTCHQLLDQDSPPAKIILDFTETQFIDSSGIGALVHNLKAAASKKVELLLNNVNPPVMGVLCLTGLDSLLTIENTLISSKSQLPSNSDLCLPQTHPSVSCSVKRLMDIVGSIVGLAITGVLFIPIAIAIKWDSPGPIFFSQTRCGWLGKQFKIVKFRSMCINAENLKNKIPNQASGAIFKNQNDPRVTRVGRFLRRTSLDELPQFWNVLRGEMSLVGTRPPTPDEVDRYDVPQWRRLNVKPGMTGEWQVNGRSQVRNFEEVIELDLRYQKNWSLSYDLKLIFKTILIVFQKNSGAY
- a CDS encoding DUF3318 domain-containing protein encodes the protein MTSYATSSARAEMSELRRLKTLLPPELQSWVMVEGSTEINPPLIRSEEIGRDEIEIQIDLAKWENLAIDQRNLLFWHEVARIQNDTIPKEGWEMAALAIGLGGAVGELWVQDGLLLLLAVALCGISGYRLWQKNNGQKTLKEAIEADERAIALATRFGYSLPNAYKSLGSAFKTLIEQTPNRKDRKRYETRLQALRKSASKAKGQMKQERPL
- a CDS encoding BamHI type II restriction endonuclease produces the protein MKIVKEISLISVGNFEESRDWSIIRSEIRRAIALIVHPRGESSFIINPTRHGNGVKPIKEACMIALRDQFGWRLETRVNYATKSPGKVDATKVIDDYLFALEWETGNISSSHRAVNKLVLGLLRGVFLGAALVLPSRKLYAYLTDRIGNYEELEPYFDIWKAVKIEEGFLGIFVIEHDQIDQNVPTITKGTDGRALV
- a CDS encoding DNA-methyltransferase; protein product: MLPFQLIATSVATQQGLEQVYMSDYGILYQGDCLKFLSALPDESVDLVFADPPFNLGKQYGEGVSDQMAVDKYISWSQEWLNESIRVLKSGGSLFVFNLPRWCIEYGAYLNRQGMWFRHWIACRMPKNFPRGKRMSPAHYGLLYYTKGEPTVFNKIYTPIQVCRHCGGEIRDYGGHRKKLNEKGINLMDVWDAPEDVWEDATEADADEILWTLTEEMWADIPPVRHRQHKKRMPNELAPIMLERIIAMASNPGQIIIDPFGGSGTTFYAAEKLQRYWIGSEIGDTEPARERLNNLANGLIEQWESARGSKKSKQQKTTASQLSLPLFTQ